A DNA window from Mobula birostris isolate sMobBir1 chromosome 3, sMobBir1.hap1, whole genome shotgun sequence contains the following coding sequences:
- the LOC140194796 gene encoding 5-beta-cholestane-3-alpha,7-alpha-diol 12-alpha-hydroxylase-like, producing the protein MSYVLFILLSLVIILVALLYLLGALRRRGPNEPPLDTGYLPWFGHVLSFQRNTEQFLQEMQKKYGDIFTVQLAGCYITFLMDPISYGAVMKVSRSKLDFKKFAFELAERVFGFHAKQPDHKLLEGISNKQLMGDGLVVLTQAMMINLQKVMLHRTADFTREWKQDGLFNYCYNIVFRAGYLSLFGNEPTKGDQDRANKLDRENSEQLYYEFRKYDRLFPRLAYAVLPPKEKLEVERLKRLFWSLLSVQKMRNREQTSGWVTELQRQMDEEGVHLDMQSRYMFLLLWASQGNTGPSAFWVLLSLYRSPKALNAVRAEVDELLAQTGQQATTDGPLVNLTRDMLQKTPVLDSAVEESLRMYAAPLLSRTVMEDFELSMADGWRYLLRKGDRVAVFPHLSIHMDQELHPRLHSFQFDRFLNADGTKKMDFYKRGQKLKYYNMPWGAGISMCPGRFFATNELKQFVFLMLCYFDFELVNPEEDIPPIDRWGFGIMQPTYDVQFRYRFRC; encoded by the coding sequence ATGTCTTACGTGCTGTTTATTCTTTTGAGCCTGGTAATCATTCTCGTCGCCCTCCTTTACCTCCTGGGCGCTTTGAGAAGGAGGGGACCGAACGAGCCGCCTCTGGATACCGGCTACCTGCCATGGTTCGGCCACGTCCTGTCCTTCCAAAGGAACACAGAGCAGTTCCTGCAGGAGATGCAGAAAAAGTATGGGGATATCTTCACAGTCCAGCTAGCCGGCTGTTATATTACATTCCTGATGGACCCGATATCCTACGGAGCCGTGATGAAGGTGTCGAGATCGAAATTAGACTTTAAAAAGTTTGCATTTGAGTTGGCTGAAAGGGTATTCGGTTTTCACGCCAAACAAcctgaccataagctgctggaggGAATAAGTAACAAACAGCTCATGGGGGACGGTTTGGTTGTTCTGACCCAAGCCATGATGATAAATCTACAGAAAGTGATGCTTCACAGGACTGCGGACTTTACCAGAGAATGGAAGCAAGATGGACTGTTTAATTACTGCTACAATATAGTATTCAGGGCGGGCTACCTCTCTCTGTTCGGTAACGAACCAACCAAGGGAGATCAGGACCGTGCTAATAAACTGGACCGAGAAAACTCGGAACAACTCTACTATGAGTTCAGGAAATACGACCGACTGTTTCCCAGGCTCGCTTACGCTGTACTCCCGCCCAAGGAGAAGCTGGAAGTCGAGAGGCTTAAGAGGCTGTTCTGGAGCTTACTCTCTGTGCAGAAAATGAGAAACCGGGAACAGACCAGCGGCTGGGTGACGGAGCTCCAGCGCCAGATGGATGAAGAAGGAGTTCACTTGGATATGCAGAGCCGCTACATGTTCCTGCTGCTCTGGGCGTCTCAGGGAAACACCGGTCCCTCGGCTTTCTGGGTCCTCTTAAGCCTTTACCGCAGTCCCAAAGCCTTGAACGCAGTGCGAGCCGAAGTGGACGAGCTGCTGGCGCAGACCGGCCAGCAAGCGACGACGGACGGGCCACTGGTCAACCTGACCCGGGATATGCTGCAGAAGACTCCGGTGCTGGACAGTGCCGTGGAGGAGAGCCTGCGTATGTACGCCGCTCCACTACTGTCCAGGACCGTGATGGAGGACTTTGAGCTGTCTATGGCTGACGGCTGGCGTTACTTGCTGCGGAAAGGGGACCGGGTGGCTGTTTTCCCTCACCTTTCGATACATATGGACCAGGAACTGCATCCGCGGCTGCACTCCTTCCAGTTCGACCGGTTCCTCAATGCGGACGGGACAAAGAAGATGGACTTCTACAAGAGGGGCCAGAAGCTGAAGTATTACAACATGCCGTGGGGGGCTGGCATCAGTATGTGTCCCGGTCGCTTCTTCGCCACCAACGAACTAAAGCAGTTTGTTTTCCTCATGCTCTGCTACTTCGACTTCGAGCTGGTGAACCCCGAGGAGGATATACCGCCCATTGATCGCTGGGGCTTTGGCATAATGCAGCCTACTTACGATGTCCAGTTCAGATACCGCTTCAGGTGTTAG